In Brevinematia bacterium, the following proteins share a genomic window:
- a CDS encoding pyridoxal phosphate-dependent aminotransferase yields the protein MRTLDDVYSFVSKKSKSVDSSGIRKVFDLAQKIENPINLSIGQPDFDVPEEIKREAIRAIEKGFNKYTVTQGIEPLREKLSDFINAKKGTNYSKDDGFITSGVSGALTLLFMALLDQGDEVIIFDPYFVMYKHLVNLFGGRAVIVDTYPDFKIANRRKEIENKITDRTKAIVINSPSNPTGKVMSRDDIYTVYEIAKSSNLLVVSDEIYDEFVYDGEFFSIASIYPEGTVLLGGFSKTYAMTGWRVGFAFGPSPIIREMIKLQQYTFVCAPSFAQYASIKALDYDMSEYIRRYKVKRDMVYEGLKENFDIVKPEGAFYAFPSPKELTISVEEFVNECIKEGVLIIPGNVFSERSTHFRLSFAASDETIRKGIERINEVYKKFSK from the coding sequence ATAGCTTTGTTTCAAAGAAAAGTAAGAGTGTTGATTCATCTGGAATAAGGAAGGTTTTTGATTTAGCGCAGAAGATAGAAAATCCAATAAATTTGAGTATAGGACAACCTGATTTTGATGTTCCGGAGGAGATAAAGAGAGAAGCGATAAGAGCGATAGAAAAAGGTTTTAATAAGTATACTGTAACCCAAGGGATTGAGCCACTGAGAGAGAAGCTTTCTGACTTTATTAATGCTAAGAAGGGGACAAATTATTCAAAGGATGATGGATTTATAACTTCGGGTGTTTCTGGAGCTCTTACACTGCTGTTTATGGCTCTTTTGGATCAAGGAGATGAGGTTATAATATTTGATCCATATTTCGTTATGTATAAACACTTAGTGAATTTATTTGGTGGTAGGGCTGTAATTGTTGATACTTACCCTGACTTTAAGATAGCGAACAGAAGGAAAGAGATAGAAAACAAAATTACGGATAGAACTAAAGCGATTGTAATAAATTCTCCGTCCAATCCTACGGGTAAGGTGATGTCTAGGGATGACATATACACGGTATATGAGATTGCAAAGTCTTCTAACCTTCTTGTGGTGTCTGATGAGATATATGATGAATTTGTTTATGATGGGGAATTTTTCTCAATTGCCAGCATATACCCGGAGGGAACTGTATTGTTAGGAGGATTTTCTAAAACTTACGCTATGACAGGTTGGAGAGTAGGGTTTGCTTTTGGACCGTCACCTATAATAAGAGAGATGATAAAACTTCAGCAATATACTTTCGTTTGTGCACCTTCGTTTGCCCAATACGCCTCAATCAAGGCTCTGGACTACGATATGTCGGAGTATATCAGGAGATACAAGGTTAAGAGAGATATGGTTTACGAAGGGTTGAAAGAGAATTTTGATATAGTTAAGCCTGAAGGAGCTTTTTATGCTTTTCCTTCGCCGAAGGAGTTGACGATTTCCGTTGAGGAATTTGTTAATGAATGTATAAAGGAAGGTGTCTTGATCATTCCTGGAAATGTTTTTTCTGAGAGGAGTACTCACTTTAGACTTTCTTTTGCAGCAAGTGATGAAACTATCAGGAAAGGCATTGAAAGAATAAATGAAGTGTATAAGAAGTTTTCAAAATGA